In Nitrospirota bacterium, the genomic window CGATCGTCCCCGGGAATTGGTGTATGTCTTCCGTGGTGGTAAATTTGAAGAAATGGGGCTCGCAGCACCGGTACAGCTCTTCAGCTCTCAATTTCTCGGTCATCGTTTTCTCCTCCCCGATAGTACAGCGTCAACTGTGGCGCACAACGGCGTGGAACGCACCGCACCAGCCCGGTTACCCTGATGATACCCTCAGTGATGTAAGAGAGCCCCGCTACGTGGCCCGCGGGTGATGCTTGGTATAGACCTTCCTGAGCCGGTCGCTCGAGACCTTCGTGTAAATCTGCGTCGTCGTTATGTCGGAATGCCCGAGCATCTTCTGGACCGACCGGAGGTCCGCCCCGCCGTCGAGCAGGTGCGTCGCGAAGGTATGCCGGAGCGTATGCGGCGTGAGCGTGACCCCCGCCGCTTTCCCGAAACCTTTCAGCGCCTGCCAGAACCGCTGCCTCGTCATCGGCATTCCCCTGTTGGTGATGAAGAGGTGGGGCGACTGCCGGTTCTTGAGCATCCGGGGCCGGAGCTCCTCGAGATACCGCCTGATACGGTCCGCCGCCCTCCGGTTCATGGGAACGACCCGCTCCTTCGCGCCTTTGCCGAAGACCCGCAGGAAGCCGGCTTCGAAATTGACCTCGTTGATCTTGATCGCCACGATCTCGCTCACCCGCAGCCCCGAGGCATAGAGCAGCTCGAGCATGGCGGCGTCCCTCAGGAAGGTGCTGCCGGGCAGCTCCACCTCGAGCAGCGCCCTCATCTGGTCGATGCTGAGTGCCTTCGGGAGCCGGTCCCACTGCTTCGGGGTCCGGAGCGCTTCGGTAGGGTCTTCGGCGATGATCCGCTCGATGATCAGGTATTTGCAGAAGCCCTTCACCGAGGAGATGAGGCGGCGGACGCTCGCCGTCGAGTAGCCCTCGCTCTTCAGCTTGCCGATATACGCGGTGATATCGTCCCTGCCGAACGCGGTTATCTCTTTTCCCTGCTTCTCGAGGAACGCGGCGAACGCCTTCAGATCGAGCGCGTAGGAGGCGGCGGTATTTCGGGACAGACCCCGTTCTATCGAGAGATAGGAGACGAACGCTTTAATTGCGTCTGCAGGCAAGATGTTCCTCGACCCCGGTCGCCGTTTTGAGCTGCCTGTACAGTATATCCGCCAGCTGGAGCAGGTTCATGGTATCCTCTCTGTTGTACCGCAGCAGCAATTCGCGGGCCTCCGCGCTCCCCTTCCTGAACTGGTCCCAGAGCTTCACGGCAGCGTAGCCGTCCATGCCCCTCACCGCCTCGTCCCGGGCGATGCCGAAGAGCGCCTCGAGCTTCTTCAGGCCGCCGTTGATGTCGAGCCGCCGGGCGGCGAAGCAGAGGTCGAAATGCGGGATATCGAACCTGATCCCCGGAAAGGAGCGGAGCAGAAAGGGGATGTCGAAGGACGCCCCGTAAAACGTGATGAGGCACTTGTAGCCGGCGAGCGCGCTGTTGAGATGCTCGACCGTGAGGTTCTCCCCGCGCACGAAGGAGCGCCAGGTACGACCGTCGTAGAGCCCGACGACCGTGGTGTAGCCCCCCTGCCCGGGCTGGAAGCCGTTCGTCTCGATGTCGAGGCAGACGGCGCCCTCCCTGAAGGTATCGAACAGGCGCCAATGCTCGCGCCGCTTCATGATCCGGGCGAAGTACTCGGCATTGCCGGCGCTGAGCTCTGCGGACGACTGCATCAGCACGTTGTCATAGATACTCTTTCGTTCGGGGCTGATCCCCTCGATCTCGCTGCAGGTGCAGAACTCGTCCCATGTCAGAATGCCTCTTCTCCAGATGCGGCGTTCGAGCTTTTCGCCGACGCCGTTGAGCAGCGAGAAGGTATGTCGTATCACTGCTACTCCTTTCAGTCAGCCGGTGCTGCAGGGAGGGCTATCGCGCTTTTTCTGCTCTTATTATACTCTTTATCAGGTGCGGCGACAACCTTGTGGTAAACTATTCCCCATGCGCACGGTCAGGCTCACCCTCCAGTACGACGGCACCCGCTACCAGGGATGGCAGGTGCAGCGGACGGGCGTAACGATACAGGGCCTGGTGCAGGAGGCGCTCGCGGCGACCACGGGCGAGCGGGTGACCGTTATCGCCGCCGGGAGGACCGACGCGGGGGTGCATGCCCTCGAGCAGGTCGCGGCCTTTCGCAGCGCAGCGCCCCTCGCCCCGGAGGTCTTCACCGCTGCCCTGAACGCCCGCCTCCCCGAGGATGTGCGGGTAATGGA contains:
- the xerD gene encoding site-specific tyrosine recombinase XerD: MPADAIKAFVSYLSIERGLSRNTAASYALDLKAFAAFLEKQGKEITAFGRDDITAYIGKLKSEGYSTASVRRLISSVKGFCKYLIIERIIAEDPTEALRTPKQWDRLPKALSIDQMRALLEVELPGSTFLRDAAMLELLYASGLRVSEIVAIKINEVNFEAGFLRVFGKGAKERVVPMNRRAADRIRRYLEELRPRMLKNRQSPHLFITNRGMPMTRQRFWQALKGFGKAAGVTLTPHTLRHTFATHLLDGGADLRSVQKMLGHSDITTTQIYTKVSSDRLRKVYTKHHPRAT
- a CDS encoding ribonuclease H-like domain-containing protein — protein: MIRHTFSLLNGVGEKLERRIWRRGILTWDEFCTCSEIEGISPERKSIYDNVLMQSSAELSAGNAEYFARIMKRREHWRLFDTFREGAVCLDIETNGFQPGQGGYTTVVGLYDGRTWRSFVRGENLTVEHLNSALAGYKCLITFYGASFDIPFLLRSFPGIRFDIPHFDLCFAARRLDINGGLKKLEALFGIARDEAVRGMDGYAAVKLWDQFRKGSAEARELLLRYNREDTMNLLQLADILYRQLKTATGVEEHLACRRN